The DNA sequence TGAATTGGCTATCTAGTAACGGTGCGACAATCAATTGCGGAAAGAAACTGGTCGTTTTTGAAACAAAGGCTGGGGATCGGTTTATTTTCAAGGGCGACAAGCTAGCCCTTAGGACTCCATTAATCTCTTCCTTGAAAGCTAGTCAGCTAATGAAGGCGGGATGCATGGCATTCTTGGCCAGCGTAGTGGATAGAGTAATAGAGACGCAACTAAATGTGGAGAATGTGCACATAGTCTGTGAATTTCCAGAGGTCTTTCCAGAAGATCTACCGGGACTACCTCCAGACAGAGAGGTGGAGTTCATCATCGAATTAGCCCCAGGGACTAATCCAATTTCAAAGGCTCCCTACAGAATGGCACCTAATGAGTTAAAAGAGCTTAAAATACAACTACAGGAGCTCTTAGACAAAGGGTTCATTAGACCgagttactcaccttggggtgcgccGGTACTctttgtcaagaagaaagatggaagtaTGAGGATGTGCGTAGACTACCGTGAGCTCAACAAGGTGACCATCaagaataagtatcctttgCCAAGGATTGACGATCTCTTTGATCAATTGCAAGGCTCGGCTGTGTTCTCAaagatagatctaagatctgggTATCACCAGCTGAAGGTCCGGAAGGAAGACATACCCAAGACAGCATTCAGAAcacggtatggacactatgagttCTTAGTAATGTCTTTCGGACTAACTAACGCCCCAGCAGGCTTCATGGATAtgatgaatagggtgttcaaggagtACCTAGATAAGTTTGTTGTTGTATTCATTGATGACATTCTTATCTACTCCAAAACCATGGAGGAACATGAGGAACACCTGAGGATGACTCTAAGCCGACTTAAGGAGAACCAActatatgccaaattcaagaaatgtgaattctggttagagAAGGTGGCATTCCTAGGCCATATAGTTTCCAAAGAAGGAGTCGAGGTGGATCCTACAAAGATCGAAGCGGTCAAGAGCTGGCCAACACCTAAGACTGGAAGTGAAgtaagaagcttcttgggtctagCTGGTTACTATAGACGCCTCGTTGAAGGATTTTCCAAGATCGCAACTCCTCTAACCAACTTGACTCGAAAGACGCAAAAGTTTGTTTGGTCAGAAAACTCTGAGGGTAGCTTCCAAACACTTAAGGACAAACTAATAACAGCCCCTGTATTGTGTGTTCCCAATAACAAGGATAAGTTTGTGGTGTACTGCGATGCATCAAAACAAGGGCTGGGATGCGTGCTGATGCAAAATGACAAAGTAGTAGCGTATGCCTCAAGACAACTTAAGGAGTATGAACAAAGGTACCCAACACACGATCTGGAGTTGGCAGTAGTAGTTTTTGCGCTAAAAATATGGAGGCACTATCTCTACGGGGagaaatgtgaaatttataccgaccacAAGAGCCTGAAGTACTTCTTTACGCAAAAGGAACTCAACATGAGGCAGAGGCGATGGCTAGAGCTTgttaaggactatgattgtgaaatcCACTACCACCCGGGGAAGGCCAATGTGGTAGCAGACGCGCTAAGTAGACGCAGTTATGCCAGCTTGGCCATACTGGCACAAATAGAAAGGCCACTACAACAAGAACTCCAAAGAAGTGGTATAGAGATCATTACACAAAAACTAGCTAACCTAACCATTGTCTCAACGCTGCTACAAGAACTTAAAGATGCACAGATTGTTGATGAGTTCTTACAGAAGAAAAGAGCAGGCTTGCCAGAGAAGGAGGCAGAGGATTTCTCCGAAGGTACAGACAACATGCTGAGGTATAAGGGAAGAGTATGTGTAGCCAACGACGTAGAGCTTAAAAGAAAGATCATGATGGAAGCACACACTACACCCTACTCAATGCATCCAGGGTCAACCAAAATGTACAATGACTTAAAAACCTTGTATTGGTGGCCAGGGATGAAGAAGGATGTAGCTGAATTTGTAGCTAGATGCCTcacatgtcaacaagttaaggctgaacatcagagaccagcagggatgTTGCAACCCCTAGACatcccagaatggaagtgggaggatatagCCATGGATTTTGTGATAGGACTACCCCGAACAACCAAGCAACACGACTCAGTTTTGGTAATTATAGACAGACTCACAAAGCCAGCACACTTTGTTCCAGTAAAGTCTACTTACAATGCAGAGCAGTACGCTGACTTGTACGTACAAGAGATATTAAGGTTGCATGGAGTTCCAAAGACGATAGTCTCTGATAGAGGTTCAGTATTCACTTCCAAGTTCTGGGAAAGTTTACATAAGGCAATGGGGACGCGATTGAAAttaagtacagcatttcatccccaAACAGATTGACAATCTGAACGCACCATCCAAATACTCGAGGATATGCTTCGAGCGTGTGCACTAGACTTCACTGGCTCGTGGAGCAAGTATTTACCCCTAATGGAGTTCTCCTACAATAATAGTTATCAAGCCACAGTCGGAATGGCACcatatgagatgttgtatggacGAAAATGTAGGTCACcgcttcactgggatgaagttggAGAAAGACGCTATTTAGGTCCAGAAGCAGTAAGAGAAGCTTCAGAAGCAGTTGAAAGGATACAGAAAAGGATGCTCACCGCctaaagtagacagaaaagttatgcagatctgaAAAGACGGGAGGTTGAGTTTTCTGTAGGGGACTTAGTGTTCTTGAAGGTATCACCTATGAAGGGGATTATGCGTTTCGGAAAAAGGGAAAAGTTAAGCCCAAGATTTATAGGTCCTTTTGAGATACTGGACAGAGTTGGTCAGGTAGCTTACCGTTTGGCCCTACCGCTAACATTAGCAGAAACGCATAATGTTTTCCACATTTCCATGTTACGTAAGTATGTACCTGATTTAATACACGTGCTTAAGTACAAGAACTTGAACTTGCAGCAGGACATGAGCTTTACGGCACGCCCTGTGCGCGTGATAGAAAAAGGAATAAAGGTCTTACGAAATAAGACTATACCCTTAGTCAAAATCCTGTGGAGTGATAGTTCTGATAGAGAAGCGACATGGGAGTtggagaaggacattcagagTCAGTACCCCGAGTTATTCTCTAGtaagtaaatttcgaggacgaaatttctgtAAGGAGGGTAGATTGTAATAACCAAAAATATTCaggcattatttttttttatgatagtCTAAATATCTCGATGTGGAAGTAATGATTGCATAAACTACATTATTATTGTTTACATATGTCTTTTATTAAAGTGGTaacaattttaatttattgggccttatatttttcttcttataaatctaataaattaTGTTAGTATTACTATGTTATTATTGGGCTATAATTGATTAGTTAAATAAAGTTGTAATTAAATAAGTATAAGTTTAGCATTAAAAAGAATCTTATTATCTTGAGTTTATTGAAGTCAACGTGCAAcactaggaaaaaaaaataggacTTAATTAATCTAGATATAGTTAGTGAAGTTAGGAGAATACTTGGTATAAttcttatattaataatattttattagattgGAGAGAGAGTAGTTTCATGCGTGCTATTTTATTGGTAATGCATgaactacatatatatatatatatgagaccTATTCCCACTAGCTATGTGTACATGAGATGAGAAGGGAAACAATTCAAATTTTAAGTAGATAGATGATTCACGTGGCTATTATAGAGATATAAGCTCatacttttttaattagttaaagACCATTTCCAAACCACAAACGTGTGTGACTTGAAgggaatttataaaatttttatttgttttactcTACACGTGGATACTAGGTGGAGGACATGGTTGGAAAAGTTTAAAGATTTAGCCATAGAATTGTGTGAGGACTTAGGTTCGGCTCAACTAAAACCCATTTTCATGGAATAGTATCAACTCTTTTGACCGGGTAATAAGGTGGGATTGAGGggtttagttatttatttaaatacttGTTATGTGAAGCACGGTTAGTGTTGGAGTTAGTGGGTAAGAGACCTAGGCCTATAAATAGAGAGCTTTTGCTCACTTATTCATTTCACTCAAATAGTCAAATAGCTATCCAGTATATCCTTCTTCCATTTTCCTCTACACGTACTGAAGTGATTTTATTCCATCTTTTATAGTCAAACACTTGTTTCTCCAAGAGCCAAATAGTCCTACACACCATCATTATTACTAGAAGCTTTAAACATCAACAACTTCTCTTAAACATCACCATTATTCTCccatacatttatatatttcCTTCATCATATCGGCATCACCACTACCACTATTTTCACATTCAAATTTTAGTGCTCTGCTAGTTTTCTTTGGAAATTAAGGTATCATCTTATAATTTTACATTTGTAGATTCAAggtttaaaatttcatatatatatatatatgtatataccatTATGATAACTCCTAATTAATAAGTATGAAATTTAGGTTTTTCGTAAGACAATTATTTCTCAAGAATCACTCTCTTTGCAATCAAGGCTAGGACTCCACattcgaggtaaggaaattaagtagaaaaaacataagttttctgtatgtaataacattcataggaagagtgggaatagtaaaagagaagttaactaaggtcttctgcctgactctttattgtttgttatttaatgtactgtataatatatatttaaataatatgtttataagattcatgttatttatgtatgtttacagtattagagcatggccattgctaaaggtatatatttaaataatatgtttataagattcatgttatttaagtatgtatgtaaatagtgtgtttataagattcacattatttagttatgattattttgttatttaaataatgtatagtagttttccattatttaaattagatagATTATAGTTTATGTGACATTGTTTGACCTagaagataatggttaaatacttgattgttgggtctatatggtagatagggggccatttagtagtgggtacgattttactgaacccagccctctgCCATTTAGTCCAATAGCTCGAGTTTATTTGCCAAAATTGGACTCGGGCgtaatcattattatattatttagctTAGAACCTAGTTATTAGTGACTAGTGATATGATTAAGTTTATGTTTTGTTATCTGCCTAAATATGTGCATGtgcattttaattaagttttgtttttatttatgtgactacctgacacacatttccttactgagtttagtagctcacccttatcaaaTTACCATGTGCAGACCAAGGTAACTGAAAGTTTAGAAAGCCGGTGGCGAGTGAAACTTTGGACGCTTGTGTGTGTGAACTCGCTGAGGGCCATATAACTGCGGGCGGTCTAGGGcgctctatttatttatttacgttattaaattaatgtcgcaattattttagttattatttattatgtcttttgtacgaaaactggccagttgtgaatattttcaagtattaaataaaaatgcgacATTATGATTTTCCGCGATTAacgcttgtaaataaaattaatatttttataaaagtacgggcgttacaatttggtatcagagccacagtTATATCGGTCCCAAACGTTCTCACGAGTTACACACATCAGCCAAAAAGTTTCTGCTTGCCACCAAGTAAGTCCATTATATATGCTTCCATTtctatgtgtattttttttttgtaatttctaaACTAGcgttttacttaaaaaaaaaaaaaaaaaaaaaaaaaaccttagtaCCAATAGCCAAGTTTAGGTACTACCCATATGAAATAAgatatatggagtatacattggaagggattgatattgattttagataagatatcataaacttgtcattatatctttctaagtcaatatcaatggttgatcttaggtctatggatcttaatcctgatatggttaggtttaaCTTAGT is a window from the Cannabis sativa cultivar Pink pepper isolate KNU-18-1 chromosome 1, ASM2916894v1, whole genome shotgun sequence genome containing:
- the LOC133035155 gene encoding uncharacterized protein LOC133035155, with translation MKGIMRFGKREKLSPRFIGPFEILDRVGQVAYRLALPLTLAETHNVFHISMLRKYVPDLIHVLKYKNLNLQQDMSFTARPVRVIEKGIKVLRNKTIPLVKILWSDSSDREATWELEKDIQSQYPELFSSK